The segment CGGATCCGGAGGGCTCAGCAGAGTCCGACTCCATCACAACTTCCTCCATTTTCAGAACACTTAGTTGAAGAACAGAGAGccagctgatttattttgcaCACAGGACACTTCCGGCTGCTGTGTGGCGTTATGACGTCAGATTCATGTCTGGATAATTAATCAGCGTGTTCGAACCGCGCgttcatttcttcttctagGTTGGAGGTAAGCGGAAGCTcagcagctttattttgaaaattcaccggaagttttttttatgaagcgCATAGTTGTCAGGTTCCTCAGAAAATGCCATCATTGCACCAGGATGATTGTTCTAATTACGTTAATAGTCATGGATTTCATTTAATAAGGTAAAGAAATCCGGATGAGGACAACTAGCTGCCATGCTACCAGCATCATGCTAACTGTGTTACCACTTCGGTTTGTTGGCGACTACAAAAACAATCAACACAGCCGTATTTAAATACCAAAACGCCTGTTAACAAAATCATGATAATGCTTGTCTCCtaaatcttgtgtgtgtgtttgtgactaCGGTGGCTACACTGAGAAACGAAAAACTTTATTTCACGAATTAAATCAATTTAGAGTCCTGACTTCCGGCcaatatattcaaaataaatgtgggACGTCAACGATCGCGGTTACTAAATTCCATCTTGTGGTTAATTTATTTCCTCTAATCCTGTTCCGTTCGTCCCTTTAAAATAAGTAAAGTTAACTCAAAACACGTTTTTCATGgtacatttctttaaataaactCTTTCGTCAATTGATATTTAAAATAGGACACGATTTCCGGTGAGGACCTTCAGAATAAAGTTTCAAAGGAAGCGTAAACCTCGGCTACGGGAATATGGCGGCCTACGCTCGTTACGGAGGTGACGTCGTTCAGTTTTCTAGCCTAGTTACGTGATATTTTCCGGCGTGTCGACTCCGTGTGTTACGACAACCAGAGCCGGGTTCGTCATGGCAGCGGACGTGCGAGTGAGTTTGTTGACATCGTGTGTGAATTGTCCCGCAGCAGCCGCTCACCTGTCGGCTTTCACCTGCAGGCGGCTCCTCCGCCTACATCCGCCCAAACGTGTCGGCTCCGGCGGAGCTAACGAGCTAACAGTGTGTGAGCTAACAGGCTAGCGTTAGCTCggtgtgtgtgaatgataaAGAGACGAAAAAcggctgaaaatgaaacatccGGTTTAACTGGTGCGCTTTTGTCCTCCGCAGCTTCCTGTCGGAGATCGAGGTGCTGCAGTCCATCTACCTGGACGAGCTGCAGGTGGACCGGAGGCCGGACGGGTGAGCCCTCAGCCCGCATGGATGACACTGATCCACACTGTGGCGCTCAGGTGGCACCTGCCTGTTCTCCCTACGGGCCACCGTACTGTCACCAAAACACACCTAAACTCAAGTCTGAGATCAGCTGCACCAACATCTGTCAGGCCACAGGCCTTTTACCTGTCACACCAGACTACATTCATTATTTGCTAACTTGTGGAGGACTCAGAGAACTCTGATAAATCAGCACAGTCTGTGAATTAAAAATTAGGAACGGGCCCAAAATGAAAGCTCCTGAAACTTTGATGGAACGGGTCTTTGTGTTTAGGCAGAGATGGTGCAGAGTGTGAACACAGAGCAAACCGTTAGGCCTCTTCAGTCAGCCTCTTCtggtctgtctttgtgtttgaggCTGCTGCTCCGGTCCTTCACATTGAAGACATATTAACTCTGTTTGGTTCACTCAGCCCCCCCAGTCTACATCAGCCTGCCTGTCAACACCAGACAGGAAAGATCATCAGTGTCTCTTAaatttctgctgaaaacagtATTCCTCCTTTTTCTGTGAACGACTGTGAGATGCTCTTAAGAACGTTTCTTTAGAGTTAAAGTTATTATTACTGTCCAGGGGATGGGAGGTGAGTCTGGTCCTGTACCCGTCCACAGCAGAGGATTCTGTCTCCCAGTTTGTCCGACTCACCCTGACTTTGACCCTCGACCAGCAGGTATCCTCTTTTAAAGAAGTCtatattgttgtcattgtcattgtgctGATGAGTCTTTCTATCTACAGTACCCCTCATCGTCTCCAGTCATCTCCATTCACAACCCACGAGGACTGTCTGACGATAAGCTGAGCAGGTGATGACCGAAGCTGTGTCACCATCCTCTGAGCTGGAGCTTCACATCAAACCTCTAATCATCTTCATCCTGTTTCTCTTAGTGTCCAGAAGTGTCTTCAGGTGGAGGCTCAGTCCTGTCTGGGGTCACCGGTGTTGTATCAGCTCATTGAGGTGACTTCACTGTTCTCATGTGATTTCAGGATGTGTACAGTTTGTTCATCTGTGgcactgacatgtttttttttttccttctccagaaagcaaaagaaatccTGACTGAGAGTAACATCCCTCATGGAAACTGTGTCATTTGTCTCTATGGATTTAAGGTGTGTTTTTCACGTCATTTGTTATTTATGAAGACTGTTCGTTACCTTCGTCTGCTGatggatatttttcattattctcTTTCTTTAATCTCTGAATCAAGAGAGTGGTTGACAGTTTCATCACTAATAAAATGACACTTTTTGGGGGGTTtgcttgaaaatgaaatatttaaacagcACTCTGGGTGTGGCTCTGACATGTGACATGAGactataaaataataatctgtctTACGTTTTGTTCAGAGCTCGTTCTGCTGAAAATGTGACCAAAAAGTAAAACAGTTAAATGTGTTGAGCGTCTTCATGGTTGGCTGTAACTGACTGTCCTTGTCCTTTGTCTTCAGGAGAGGGAGACCTTCACCAAGACAAGCTGCTACCACTATTTCCACTCCCACTGCCTCGGCCGCTACGTCAGCCACTCTGAGAAAGAGCTCCGTCAGCgggagaaggagctggaggaggacaaGACCAGAGATAGAGCCGACTGTCCGGTCCGTTGTCGGTCACCATGTTGTCTGTTAACAGCTGTGGTCAAAGAGACCCTGAATCCTCACTGTGAGTCCTCCTACAGGAACTGACGGTGGTGTGTCCGGTGTGTCGAGAGCCGCTGGCCTACGATGTGGATCAGCTCCTGTCGTCTCCGGCCCCACAGCTGCCCGAGGTAAACCAGCTCCGATCTCGTCTTGATTTCTACCCCATGAGTTCTATGACCATCACTCACGGACCTCCCTGTTTCTCTTCAGCTGGACGAAGCAGCGATCGACTCAGACTTTCAGCAGAAGTGGGTTGAACTCCAGAAGCTTTTGGAGCGACAGAGATCTAAAGGAGGGATCATTGACCCAGACGAGGAGTCTAATCGTTTCCTGATCTACATCAATCAGGTGAGTTGAATCAGAGAGTAGATTTACTGTTAGTGTCCCCTGCCGTTGTTCATAtttgatgttgaaaacatttatgGTGATTCTTTCCAACTCCCACAGACTCCATCTGAAAATGGGAACCTGGACATAGACACGTCCCCGGGCCCTCAGGGACCTTCTGCCTCTAATGCATCCTCTGAGGACTCTGGAGTTAGAGTGGACAACTTCACTCCTGGACTGTCCAACTGCAGAGGCGGTCCAGGCCACAGGCGTCAGAACCAGGGGCGGGGCTCGAGGAGAGGGGGCAGGTCCAGACCTCAACACGGGAGGGCCAACCCCGTCACGGAGCAGCTGGACAAACTCTCTCTGTCCCTGGACTGCACCGAAGGGCCGGTCAGACCTCCAGCTCAGGGGAATCATGACCATCAGATGCAAGGCCAGGACGCCTTCGCCGAGCGGCAGGTCTCTGCAGGCGATCTGTCTGGGGGCAAGCCATATGTGGAAACTGAATACCAAAAGGCTGCTGCAGACTCTGGTGGGGGCCGAGGCCATCGTGGAAGGAGAAGGGGCCCCCACCGCTCTGCCACACACAGTGGGGGCCCTGGGCCTGCACGGTACCACTGGGATGGGCGAGCTTCAAGAAGCCGGGGAGGGGCCTACAACCATGACAGCAGGAGAGGTGGCGGGCCCCCCCGGGGTCACGGCAGGGGTTTCCATCAGAAGgtggtggagagagagggggggcgAGAGGAGGTGCTATGACAAAGGGCACCAGGAGGGCCGATGAACAAACGAGTGTGTGCCTCCATCTTGAGTTTGCTTAGATTAAAGCcctgcagcagaaatgacatTCACTGTGACGTCACTTCCTCCTTTAGATCACCGTCCCCCTGGTCTCTGATTGGCCCCGTCTTACACACTAATATCAGACACCGatggctgttgttttttgttgtgatgcAATATAACTCAAAAGAACCACTAATTAAATGTTCTCTGGACATCAGTTTGTCgcagtgtctgtgtttggtcttCTCTTAAGCAGCAGAAGCTCTGActtttacattttgaatataAGAACATGTACATGACAGCAGAATCCTCATATAAAGGAAAGATGTTGAACTAAAGCATGACTTAAAATGTGCATAAAAAGGCTCACTTTATATTCTTAATTGTGTTTGCTTCTAAAAAGGGCTAATTATTAGTGAGTACATGGTTTCTACACGTCGCTGctcatttaatgtaaaattgaTCGgtcaaaaagcaacaaaaggggaaaaaccACGTGTCGCTAGGGATCATGGGAGATGTAGTCGTTTCCTGTTGAAAGCTGAGCATCTTGGGTGAAAGAGGCGGGGCCTCCGTCGGGCCGGCGCCATCTTGGCAGTTCGTCCGGCCCCTGCTGAGTGCGCAGCTTCCGGCGGAGGTGATGAGCGAGTTTCccacaaacaacaaactctcCGGCGGCACGGCGGACGTGGACATGGACTCCGGACACATCGAGGCCGAGCGCGGGGAGCTGGACGGCGGCATGCCGGCCGCCTGCTCCTCCAACGGCAGCGGCGGGGAGGAGGACGAGGCGGAGGCCGTCGGCCGGGGGAGACAAGCCGGGGGCTGTAGTAGCCAGCTCACCCCGGACGGAGGAGGGGGGCTCGGCGGCGGCAGGGAGCAGGAGGTGTCGGTGGAGATCGGAGAGACTTATCTGTGCCAAAGAGCCGACAAAACGTGGCGTGAGTGTCCGCTGTCCGGTCCGCCGACGGTTTAAGGCTTTAATGACTCTGCTGGGCAGAACAACGACATTTAACCGCCTCATGTCTGCAGTCAGATTAAAATATCTGTAATCAACAATGTTCAGTCAGCTGCTGAAGTCACAAAGTGCTCTTTTACACTGTCGGATTAAAATCTGGTGTCTGCAGATGCAGCAGAAGTCATTCAGTCCAGACTGAACGAGCAGGAGGGCCGAGAGGAGTTCTACGTCCACTATGTGGGATGTAAGTAGGccaaaaacacctggacacacacaaacacacaaagacacccacgaaaacac is part of the Echeneis naucrates chromosome 8, fEcheNa1.1, whole genome shotgun sequence genome and harbors:
- the LOC115046966 gene encoding E3 ubiquitin-protein ligase RNF25-like; the protein is MPSLHQDDCSNYVNSHGFHLISFLSEIEVLQSIYLDELQVDRRPDGGWEVSLVLYPSTAEDSVSQFVRLTLTLTLDQQYPSSSPVISIHNPRGLSDDKLSSVQKCLQVEAQSCLGSPVLYQLIEKAKEILTESNIPHGNCVICLYGFKERETFTKTSCYHYFHSHCLGRYVSHSEKELRQREKELEEDKTRDRADCPELTVVCPVCREPLAYDVDQLLSSPAPQLPELDEAAIDSDFQQKWVELQKLLERQRSKGGIIDPDEESNRFLIYINQTPSENGNLDIDTSPGPQGPSASNASSEDSGVRVDNFTPGLSNCRGGPGHRRQNQGRGSRRGGRSRPQHGRANPVTEQLDKLSLSLDCTEGPVRPPAQGNHDHQMQGQDAFAERQVSAGDLSGGKPYVETEYQKAAADSGGGRGHRGRRRGPHRSATHSGGPGPARYHWDGRASRSRGGAYNHDSRRGGGPPRGHGRGFHQKVVEREGGREEVL